In a single window of the Bradyrhizobium sp. ORS 285 genome:
- a CDS encoding DUF3551 domain-containing protein → MASITVFATAPAAAQQFDGNDPVCLQIWEWGGSTTISCQYRSWEACKMAAASLSAMCLLNPYGQRPPEQRSSERHRKLPGR, encoded by the coding sequence ATGGCTTCGATCACCGTGTTCGCGACCGCTCCAGCCGCGGCTCAACAGTTCGATGGCAACGATCCTGTGTGCCTGCAGATATGGGAGTGGGGCGGCTCCACCACGATCTCGTGCCAGTACAGGTCTTGGGAAGCGTGCAAGATGGCGGCTGCAAGCCTGTCTGCCATGTGCCTGCTGAACCCTTACGGGCAACGCCCGCCGGAGCAACGGTCGTCTGAGCGGCACCGTAAGTTGCCTGGCCGATAG
- a CDS encoding DUF3606 domain-containing protein translates to MRRPKIQPIRNKLDLTDKVQVRIVTRRLRVTQAELAEIVGRIGNSIASISKEVHLQRTKASVPADVPPADVIASVAATETVAAEAIATSETH, encoded by the coding sequence ATGCGCCGCCCCAAAATCCAGCCGATCCGTAACAAGCTCGATCTCACCGACAAGGTCCAGGTTCGCATCGTCACGCGCCGGCTGCGCGTCACCCAGGCCGAACTGGCGGAGATCGTCGGCCGTATCGGCAACTCCATCGCCTCCATTTCGAAGGAGGTTCATCTCCAGCGGACCAAGGCGTCGGTGCCGGCCGATGTGCCGCCCGCCGACGTCATTGCTTCCGTGGCCGCAACGGAGACCGTTGCGGCTGAGGCCATTGCAACATCCGAAACGCACTAG